A part of Aspergillus flavus chromosome 1, complete sequence genomic DNA contains:
- a CDS encoding AMP dependent ligase, translating into MEYYLEATSFVPISTEICRPVRYGVFPKVVVRHCGQELVYKQSSFPAKKFITSINIVNLVKDGPKPGGLESIKESTLLKAAWILTLRCFQPEEVISISYDEGNVPQPNPPIAYTVRVEPDWDVRSLLQTLEMNKGHEVTSFGAKPSPSRHVCTAALRYITKFHKLLTPLTSLNGNVELVVIGRDNRLSASIKRAENVSNSLDESMLWTFQHVLRQITVSPASLKLEAIDYCSESHRKIIKSLTHTKSASNPNCLHELILENCQRHPKRLAVRSFDGDLTYEELDNLSFRLAHHLTRLGVRPETFVLSSFQKSTWAIVARLAILRAGGAYISIHSSNPPAYLDSVIQRTNAKIMLSDPFFADQFHNTIDTVIVVTLEWLQTLPCQIHFALLPVVQPSNACTVLFTSGSTGRPKAIVQEHRSYASAIRDYAENLGLNKGTRFLSFDDYAFDISNLEFLVPLILGGCCCVPGPMKTVQDLADNIQMLDANIAFLTPTVAIKANPEAMRNLKILCIGGEPLSRDLLNNWAGSSTMLINQFGMGEAAVCCAYNDNVHDPGSSPATIGRPSSGAIWIVDPNCPAKLMPLGAVGEIVIEGPHLSRGYLDQNHQASDRTKPAGFMEDLPPWLNELHPNRQITRLYRSGDLARWTHDGRIEYIGRKDTIVKLDGCRIDVVEVEHLARKSLTPKDAIVVDLLGVIDGKEDPCLAAFLYLSGHPENSETAEISLKDASQDPAALQKVAQIKEVLAISLPPYMIPTLFLLATRVPRTPSKKTDRRMIRLLSQNFYEKDREARSRLSSHHPDSQLLPP; encoded by the exons ATGGAGTACTATTTGGAGGCTACATCTTTTGTTCCAA TCTCCACCGAGATCTGCAGGCCAGTCCGATACGGAGTATTTCCCAAGGTTGTCGTTCGTCATTGCGGTCAAGAACTAGTGTACAAACAGTCCTCGTTCCCCGCAAAGAAATTCATCACTTCGATTAACATTGTGAACTTGGTGAAAGATGGCCCCAAGCCTGGTGGACTCGA GTCCATCAAGGAATCGACTCTTTTGAAAGCAGCTTGGATTCTTACCCTTCGTTGCTTCCAGCCAGAGGAAGTGATAAGCATAAGCTACGATGAAGGAAACGTTCCACAACCTAATCCCCCAATTGCTTACACCGTGCGGGTGGAGCCTGACTGGGATGTACGGTCACTTCTTCAAACTTTAGAGATGAACAAAGGTCACGAAGTGACCAGTTTTGGAGCGAAGCCCTCTCCCTCCCGCCATGTCTGCACCGCAGCACTCAGATATATAACCAAGTTCCATAAACTCTTGACACCACTGACCTCTCTTAATGGAAATGTAGAG CTTGTTGTCATTGGGCGTGATAACCGGTTGAGCGCGAGCATCAAGAGGGCAGAAAATGTCTCCAATTCTTTGGATGAGAGCATGCTGTGGACTTTTCAACACGTGCTCCGGCAAATTACGGTCTCCCCCGCGAGTTTAAAGCTCGAAGCGATTGACTACTGCTCAGAGTCCCAcagaaaaataattaagaGCCTTACCCACACCAAATCAGCCTCTAACCCCAACTGTCTGCATGAGTTAATCTTGGAAAATTGTCAGCGGCATCCAAAGAGGCTGGCAGTTCGTTCATTTGATGGCGACTTAACCTATGAAGAATTGGATAATCTTTCCTTCCGGCTAGCACATCATCTCACCCGGTTGGGCGTACGGCCCGAAACCTTTGTCTTGAGTAGCTTCCAGAAATCAACGTGGGCAATCGTAGCTCGACTGGCCATCCTGCGTGCAGGAGGAGCGTATATCTCGATCCACTCAAGCAATCCACCAGCCTATCTCGACTCCGTAATACAGCGCACCAACGCCAAGATCATGTTGAGTGATCCATTCTTCGCAGATCAATTCCATAATACAATCGACACCGTCATCGTGGTCACCCTTGAATGGCTACAAACGCTTCCTTGCCAAATTCACTTTGCCCTATTGCCAGTGGTTCAGCCATCCAACGCCTGTACGGTTTTGTTCACCTCTGGAAGCACCGGTAGGCCCAAGGCCATTGTACAAGAGCACAGGTCCTACGCATCTGCTATTAGAGACTATGCCGAGAACCTTGGCCTGAATAAAGGCACCAGGTTCTTGAGTTTCGATGATTACGCATTCGACATCAGCAATTTGGAATTTTTGGTTCCTCTGATTCTAGGGGGTTGCTGCTGCGTGCCTGGGCCGATGAAGACTGTTCAGGATCTCGCCGACAACATTCAAATGCTCGACGCCAATATTGCCTTCCTCACACCTACGGTGGCCATTAAAGCAAATCCAGAAGCAATGAGAAATCTCAAGATCTTATGTATCGGCGGGGAGCCCCTTTCGAGAGACCTGCTGAACAACTGGGCTGGAAGCTCGACAATGTTGATCAACCAATTTGGCATGGGCGAAGCAGCAGTCTGCTGTGCCTACAACGACAATGTACATGATCCTGGTAGCTCACCCGCTACGATCGGACGGCCATCCAGTGGTGCAATTTGGATTGTTGACCCAAACTGCCCGGCGAAGCTCATGCCACTTGGCGCGGTCGGTGAGATTGTAATTGAAGGGCCTCATCTTTCAAGGGGTTATCTTGACCAGAATCATCAAGCATCCGATCGTACGAAGCCAGCTGGCTTTATGGAAGATCTCCCGCCCTGGCTAAATGAGCTTCACCCCAACCGCCAAATCACCCGCTTATATCGATCAGGAGACCTGGCACGATGGACTCACGATGGACGGATTGAGTATATTGGCCGCAAAGACACTATCGTAAAGCTTGACGGTTGTCGGATCGACGTGGTTGAGGTCGAGCACCTTGCAAGGAAATCTCTTACTCCCAAAGATGCCATTGTGGTAGACCTTCTCGGCGTCATTGATGGCAAAGAAGATCCTTGCCTGGCTGCGTTCTTGTACCTCAGCGGACACCCAGAGAATTCCGAAACGGCAGAAATCTCTTTGAAAGATGCAAGTCAAGATCCAGCTGCCCTTCAAAAGGTCGCCCAAATCAAGGAAGTTCTTGCCATTTCCCTCCCACCTTACATGATTCCGACGTTGTTTTTGCTAGCCACACGCGTCCCACGTACGCCTTCGAAGAAGACCGATCGCAGAATGATCCGACTGCTTTCACAAAATTTTTATGAAAAAGACCGTGAGGCGCGGAGCAGGTTGTCGTCCCATCACCCTGATTCACAGCTTCTTCCCCCATGA
- a CDS encoding major facilitator superfamily domain-containing protein — protein sequence MFRTHVEEQHKAPWGHAWRSSNTFITCTMSLAMFTDELLFAFMIPLLPTVLEHRIGLLPSLTQRYTSIFLAEGAFVSVVSSPFIGAFADAVSSKKTLLLILLVLALVSTACLSLASQLVWLFIGRFFQCITSNALWIVGMSTMAENLGSEHMGKISGLTTTLTATGTTTGPVLAGLLFELGGYWCAWTGAAAFLLLDIIMRLIMIEKRVKPHQGNEDENEDGEQDPLLQNQPPRLEEDGEGSGSEVRGWRFHVRLFRVPRFSAGVFCAFVYAVLVGCFESTLAVHVRAVFGWGALHVGVLLALIQGPGMLLAAPVGWMKDRIGSRAPTAVGLFGLLPFVVLLGVPGSGLFPGMGVQGWEKSLYVGCMASIGCLLSLLNGVGSMQATETIDLLEAHQPGIFGPKGGYSRAIAVTSMTWMTGLLAGPLLAEFVVGNFGYFELQCCLGVLSFTAGLIALVFLGSPVSKSTEQQDVLYQ from the exons ATGTTTCGAACTCATGTCGAAGAGCAACATAAAGCGCCATGGGGCCATGCCTGGCGATCATCCAACACCTTCATCACCTGTACAATGAGTCTAGCAATGTTCACCG ATGAGCTTCTCTTCGCCTTCATGATACCATTGCTCCCGACGGTGCTCGAGCATCGAATCGGCCTCCTGCCATCACTGACACAAAGATACACGTCTATTTTCCTCGCGGAGGGAGCATTCGTATCCGTCGTGTCAAGTCCATTTATCGGCGCATTCGCCGACGCAGTTTCTAGTAAAAAGACCCTCTTACTGATCCTCCTTGTACTGGCCTTGGTCAGTACGGCTTGTTTATCACTCGCGTCCcaat TGGTATGGCTATTTATCGGTCGCTTCTTCCAATGCATCACCAGCAATGCATTATGGATTGTAGGCATGTCAACCATGGCCGAGAACCTCGGAAGCGAGCACATGGGCAAGATCTCCGGGTTAACGACTACCCTCACAGCCACAGGAACCACCACGGGACCTGTGCTTGCAGGACTATTATTCGAACTGGGTGGTTACTGGTGTGCGTGGACCGGCGCGGCTGCTTTTCTCCTGCTGGATATCATTATGCGTCTCATCATGATCGAGAAGCGGGTCAAACCCCACCAAGGAAATGAGGACGAGAACGAGGACGGGGAGCAAGACCCTCTATTGCAGAATCAACCACCCCGATTAGAAGAAGACGGCGAAGGGTCCGGTTCAGAGGTGCGCGGATGGCGCTTCCACGTCCGTCTATTCCGCGTACCACGTTTCTCGGCCGGGGTTTTCTGCGCCTTCGTTTATGCTGTACTGGTTGGTTGCTTTGAAAGTACGCTGGCTGTGCACGTGCGAGCCGTGTTTGGATGGGGGGCTTTACATGTTGGTGTTTTGCTGGCGTTGATCCAGGGGCCTGGGATGCTGCTGGCTGCTCCGGTGGGTTGGATGAAAGATAGGATCGGGTCGCGTGCTCCGACGGCAGTGGGACTTTTCGGGTTGTTGCCTTTTGTCGTACTGTTGGGGGTGCCTGGTAGTGGGTTGTTTCCGGGGATGGGGGTGCAAGGTTGGGAAAAGAGTCTCTATGTGGGTTGTATGGCGTCGATTGGATGTCTTCTGTCCTTGCTGAATGGGGTGGGCTCGATGCAGGCGACTG AAACGATCGACTTGCTCGAAGCACACCAGCCTGGTATCTTTGGTCCTAAGGGAGGGTATTCTCGCGCGATAGCTGTGACTAGTATGACCTGGATGACTGGACTGTTGGCCGGTCCTCTTCTGGCGGAGTTCGTGGTGGGCAATTTCGGTTACTTCGAGTTGCAATGTTGCCTTG GGGTCTTGTCTTTTACAGCAGGGCTTATCGCTCTGGTTTTCCTGGGCTCTCCTGTGTCGAAGTCTACGGAACAGCAAGATGTGTTGTATCAATGA
- a CDS encoding major facilitator superfamily domain-containing protein, whose product MADISKSGSDAAHLEERPVVTTANPALADPATRARIEKSLKRKLDARCGFFVIIYIMNYLDRNNMAAARLKGLQDDLGLDYSQYATCLSILYVGYILMQIPSNIFINRIPRPSLYIGAVMLLWGLISTLSGVATNFAGMVCIRFFLGFVEAAFLPGALMILSKWYTRRELTTRNAILFCGNLISNAFSALVGAGVLSNMQGVLGHAAWRWLFWIEGAATMFIALCAAVILPDLPHNTRGFTKDELDLAQLRMAEDVGEADVDSEDQGPWDGLFMAVKDIKIYVMMITFTAYVVGLSFNAFFPTLTGTLGFGYVPTLLMSAPPWVFSCLFSLAVAWSSDRYQEKFWHIVGPIIVGLVGFIISMCTLNVAARYVALFLQAASYAGFIVFYSWISTSFPRPPAKRAVAIAMINAFSQLGNVAGSYVWDLSENGYRKSYGIVTAMFGITIVGCYGFRMMLKNLNKELEEAETNATTEPESDETLARSKGFRYIT is encoded by the exons ATGGCGGACATCTCGAAGTCCGGCTCTGATGCCGCCCACCTTGAAGAAAGGCCCGTAGTCACCACAGCGAACCCGGCGCTGGCCGACCCGGCAACGCGCGCGCGGATAGAGAAGAGCCTGAAGCGCAAACTCGATGCTCGCTGCGGCTTCTTCGTTATTATCTACATCATGAACTACCTGGATCGGAACAACATGGCCGCTGCTCGTCTTAAGGGGCTTCAGGATGACCTGGGACTGGATTACAGCCAATACGCGACCTGCTTGAGTATTCTTTATGTCGGTTATATTTTGATGCAGATCCCTtccaacatcttcatcaacagAATCCCGCGGCCCTCTCTCTACATCGGAGCCGTTATGCTTCTGTGGGGTCTTATCTCGACCTTGTCGGGCGTCGCCACCAACTTTGCGGGAATGGTCTGCATCCGTTTCTTCCTGGGTTTTGTTGAGGCTGCTTTCCTACCGGGAGCTCTCATGATCCTGTCGAAATGGTACACTCGTCGTGAGCTCACAACGAGAAATGCTATCCTTTTCTGTGGAAATCTTATTTCCAATGCATTCTCGGCACTCGTTGGAGCTGGTGTCCTTTCCAACATGCAGGGCGTTCTTGGTCACGCTGCCTGGCGTTGGCTCTTCTGGA TCGAGGGTGCCGCCACAATGTTTATTGCCCTCTGTGCAGCAGTCATTCTTCCTGATTTGCCGCACAATACACGCGGTTTCACCAAGGACGAGCTTGACCTGGCTCAGCTACGAATGGCCGAGGATGTCGGCGAGGCTGATGTTGACTCTGAGGACCAAGGGCCGTGGGATGGCTTGTTCATGGCcgtcaaggatatcaagatcTATGTCATGATGATCACCTTTACTGCCTACGTGGTCGGCCTCTCGTTCAACGCCTTCTTC CCTACCCTTACTGGAACCCTCGGATTCGGCTATGTGCCCACTCTGCTTATGAGCGCTCCCCCATGGGTGTTCTCCTGTTTGTTCTCTCTGGCGGTTGCCTGGAGCTCCGATCGGTACCAGGAGAAG TTCTGGCACATTGTCGGCCCTATTATCGTCGGCCTGGTCGGATTCATCATCAGCATGTGCACCCTGAACGTCGCAGCTCGCTACgtcgctctcttcctccaagccGCTTCCTACGCTGG ATTCATCGTCTTCTACTCCTGGATCAGTACATCCTTCCCCCGACCCCCCGCCAAGCGTGCCGTCGCAATCGCCATGATCAACGCATTCAGTCAACTCGGCAACGTCGCCGGTTCCTACGTCTGGGATCTCTCTGAAAACGGATACCGGAAGAGCTACGGCATCGTGACAGCCATGTTCGGCATCACCATTGTCGGCTGCTACGGATTCCGCATGATGCTCAAGAACTTGAACAAGGAGCTCGAAGAAGCCGAGACTAATGCCACCACTGAGCCCGAATCGGATGAGACCCTGGCTAGGAGCAAGGGTTTCCGGTACATTACTTAG